A section of the Desulfomonile tiedjei genome encodes:
- a CDS encoding PAS domain-containing sensor histidine kinase: protein MRSSLQTKEELAKELARVKREVAKLKQLESERRGVSEALRESETMFRKITEKSMMGVYLIQDDLFRYVNPKMAGIFGYEVSELVDVRGPKDVVWAEDWPLVNENLRKRIFGELESITYRFRGIKPTGEVVHIEVYGSRTDYRARPAVIGTLLDITDRVKAEKKLEQSENALRHLSAQLLRAQEDERKRLAQELHDGIGQSISAMKFVIETCLKQIREVPGSEIAGRLEMLLPMAESTVEEVQRIAVDLRPFIIDDLGLVATLRWFMRRFQNTYSGILLDNRIELEEQEIPESLKIVMFRITQEALNNVTRHSRAKRVHVALRKRKDRIELLIKDNGEGIDDSATASSTGSGKGFGLSSMKERTEFSGGKFRLETEPGVGTSIKASWPLKASGPSI from the coding sequence GTGAGAAGTAGTCTACAGACCAAGGAAGAATTGGCTAAGGAATTGGCTCGCGTTAAACGCGAGGTGGCCAAATTGAAGCAATTGGAATCCGAACGGAGAGGAGTCTCAGAAGCTTTGCGCGAGTCCGAGACGATGTTCAGAAAAATTACGGAAAAATCCATGATGGGAGTCTACCTTATACAAGATGATCTATTCCGTTACGTAAATCCCAAGATGGCTGGGATTTTCGGGTACGAAGTGTCCGAACTGGTTGATGTAAGAGGCCCCAAGGATGTCGTTTGGGCTGAGGACTGGCCACTCGTCAACGAGAACTTGAGGAAGCGAATCTTCGGAGAATTGGAATCCATCACTTACCGTTTCAGAGGCATAAAGCCGACGGGGGAAGTCGTCCACATCGAGGTTTATGGCTCCCGCACGGACTACCGAGCCAGGCCTGCTGTGATAGGTACACTTCTCGATATCACTGATAGAGTTAAGGCTGAAAAAAAACTCGAACAATCGGAAAATGCATTGCGCCATCTTTCCGCACAACTGCTTCGGGCGCAAGAAGATGAAAGAAAAAGATTGGCTCAAGAACTTCATGACGGAATCGGCCAATCAATTTCTGCCATGAAGTTCGTGATAGAGACTTGTTTGAAGCAAATCCGGGAGGTCCCCGGCTCCGAAATCGCCGGGCGACTGGAAATGTTGCTGCCCATGGCAGAGAGTACCGTCGAAGAGGTTCAGCGAATAGCAGTTGATCTGCGGCCCTTTATTATTGACGACCTCGGCCTGGTTGCCACACTAAGATGGTTCATGAGGCGATTTCAGAACACATATTCGGGCATTCTCCTCGATAATCGCATCGAGCTGGAAGAACAGGAAATTCCTGAATCGCTCAAGATAGTCATGTTCCGAATAACCCAGGAGGCTTTGAACAATGTGACGAGACATAGCCGGGCCAAGCGAGTTCACGTCGCTCTCCGAAAGCGAAAAGACCGAATTGAATTGCTGATTAAGGATAACGGGGAAGGAATAGATGATAGTGCGACTGCTTCCAGCACAGGCAGCGGGAAGGGATTCGGACTTTCCAGTATGAAAGAGAGGACGGAATTCTCAGGAGGTAAGTTCCGTCTCGAGACAGAGCCCGGAGTTGGGACTTCCATAAAGGCGTCGTGGCCCCTCAAAGCCTCTGGTCCGAGCATATAA
- a CDS encoding response regulator transcription factor, with amino-acid sequence MDRKHRIVIAEDHTILREGLRALLATHPDFDVVGDAEDGLQAIQSVKSLSPDVVIMDLSMPKMNGVGAIKEIKRVAPDTRIVVLTVHRNEEYILASFQAGCHGYVLKHAGHEELASAIRTVLDGQPYLSPAVSAVVLEAYLEGQKGMSCHSPFRTLTARETDVLKLIAEGYKNKQIADLLGISVKTVERHRANLMKKLDLHTGAALAAFALETGLICSDQRL; translated from the coding sequence ATGGATCGGAAACATCGAATTGTCATAGCTGAAGATCACACGATCCTCCGGGAAGGCCTCCGGGCGCTGCTTGCTACACACCCTGATTTCGATGTCGTGGGAGACGCTGAAGACGGCCTTCAGGCTATACAATCCGTTAAGAGCCTAAGTCCCGATGTGGTGATCATGGATCTGTCGATGCCAAAGATGAATGGCGTGGGGGCCATCAAAGAAATCAAGAGAGTGGCGCCTGACACAAGAATCGTTGTTCTGACCGTTCACAGGAATGAGGAGTATATTCTTGCAAGCTTCCAGGCCGGCTGTCACGGGTACGTCCTGAAGCATGCAGGCCATGAGGAACTTGCCTCAGCAATTAGAACGGTCCTGGATGGGCAACCCTACCTGAGCCCTGCTGTTTCCGCCGTGGTATTGGAAGCGTATTTGGAGGGGCAGAAGGGTATGAGCTGCCATTCACCATTCCGAACGCTGACCGCAAGAGAGACAGACGTACTGAAATTGATAGCGGAAGGTTATAAGAACAAGCAGATCGCGGACCTTTTAGGTATAAGCGTTAAGACGGTGGAAAGGCATCGCGCTAATCTGATGAAGAAGTTGGATCTGCACACGGGGGCAGCATTGGCGGCTTTCGCTCTGGAAACAGGGCTTATATGCTCGGACCAGAGGCTTTGA